Proteins co-encoded in one Saprospira grandis genomic window:
- a CDS encoding acyl-CoA thioesterase, protein MSKLPLIWKQPVAWGDMDAFGHVNNVQYLRYFETARVKYFEDLMTGEKGKGPVQPVVASLQADYKAPVTYPDTLEVKLGVTEMGNSSLKMRAEMYSAKGYLAVVAHCSIVMFDFVKKRPARISDELRQFIEELEAKAKE, encoded by the coding sequence ATGAGCAAGCTTCCTTTAATCTGGAAACAGCCCGTCGCCTGGGGCGATATGGATGCCTTTGGCCATGTGAACAATGTACAGTACTTACGCTATTTTGAAACCGCTAGGGTCAAGTACTTTGAAGACCTCATGACTGGCGAAAAAGGCAAAGGACCCGTCCAGCCCGTTGTAGCTAGCCTACAAGCCGATTATAAGGCCCCTGTTACTTATCCCGATACCTTAGAAGTAAAACTAGGGGTGACCGAAATGGGCAATAGCAGCCTAAAAATGCGGGCCGAAATGTATAGCGCCAAAGGCTATTTGGCGGTGGTGGCCCATTGTAGTATTGTGATGTTCGACTTTGTGAAAAAACGTCCAGCTAGAATTTCTGATGAACTCCGTCAGTTTATTGAGGAGCTGGAGGCTAAAGCCAAAGAATAG
- a CDS encoding TonB-dependent receptor — protein MKKQLLLLFALAYANLLLAQDSLYILDADSRQAVANAQLQILDEAGRGLLSAPLFSSEKGLFVLDSFVEGQFVLITHLNYHRYYGDYFELKAKKGRLLLQRRPIDLIEVLVQGSSKREEPLREVPSQLTLIDKKEIEILQPQTTAGVMENSGEVFVQRSQMGGGSPIIRGFEANKVLIVLDGIRMNNAIYRAGHLQNIITIDPAIIEGVELHHGPASTIYGSDALGGVMYIKTKSPRFLEEQGKAWHIHAYSRFSTANLERRLHSDIHWSGQRWASLSSLSFSKYGDLRAGRYKADSSMARYWNRYFYVERDEELGQDLIRINENPNVQLGSAYGQMDLMQKLRYRYNERLDFEYNFQYSTSTDVPRYDQLTEGDVSFSNGQIISQNLEYAEWNYGPQKRLLSALRANIKGDSSRWLGQGQLVAAFQKIDEERISRKFNDPLRRTQAEQVYVLTLNADFLRKICNKQELLYGAEWTHNWVSSTAFTENIETGEQSNRGLGTRYPDGGSQMGNFGLYSSYRLKFAQEKAKLILGSRYTYTSLSASYLDTLLYSLPYQDLSLQTHALTASAGLSWDMGRQFQLRAVASTAFRTPNIDDMAKLRAKGDNVTVPNAEIGPEKSLNMELGLSKQFAKKLKISSTVYYNYLFDAIVQQEYSINGQDSMYYDGRFRNIQALVNIGRGAVWGLHASLAYELNNFAFFKWSLVYTKGIDYSEAEPQPLPHIPPLYGQWSFHYHKKAFSLQSNIRFNGPKRLEDYADESSENLDQALPSGTPAWFVINFYTAYELSSKWKLQLGIENLLDWHYRPYASGISAPGQNIILTLRANL, from the coding sequence ATGAAAAAACAGCTACTTCTACTTTTTGCCTTGGCCTATGCCAACCTACTGCTGGCCCAAGATAGCCTATATATATTGGATGCGGATAGTCGACAGGCGGTGGCCAATGCCCAATTGCAGATTTTGGATGAGGCGGGCCGAGGCTTGCTCTCTGCGCCTTTGTTTTCCTCGGAAAAGGGCCTTTTTGTCTTAGATTCGTTTGTAGAAGGGCAATTTGTGCTCATTACGCATCTGAATTATCATCGCTATTATGGCGACTACTTTGAGTTGAAGGCCAAAAAAGGGCGTTTGCTGCTGCAAAGGCGGCCCATTGATCTGATTGAGGTCTTGGTGCAGGGCTCTTCTAAGCGAGAAGAACCGTTGCGGGAAGTGCCTTCGCAGCTAACGCTAATTGATAAAAAAGAGATTGAGATTTTGCAGCCACAGACCACGGCTGGGGTGATGGAGAACTCTGGGGAGGTCTTTGTGCAACGCTCTCAGATGGGGGGCGGAAGTCCGATCATTAGAGGCTTTGAGGCCAATAAGGTCCTGATAGTTTTGGATGGCATACGGATGAATAACGCCATTTATCGGGCGGGGCATTTGCAGAATATCATCACGATTGACCCGGCTATTATAGAAGGGGTGGAGCTGCATCATGGGCCCGCCTCAACCATTTATGGCTCCGATGCTTTGGGGGGCGTAATGTACATCAAGACCAAATCGCCTAGATTTTTGGAGGAGCAGGGCAAGGCCTGGCATATACATGCCTACAGTCGCTTTTCGACGGCCAATTTAGAGCGGCGTTTGCATAGCGACATCCATTGGTCGGGCCAGCGTTGGGCCAGCCTCAGCAGCCTGAGCTTTTCTAAATACGGCGATCTTCGGGCGGGGCGGTACAAGGCCGATAGCAGCATGGCTCGCTACTGGAACCGTTATTTTTATGTAGAAAGAGATGAGGAATTAGGCCAAGACCTGATTCGGATTAACGAAAATCCCAATGTGCAATTGGGGAGCGCTTATGGGCAAATGGACCTGATGCAAAAACTGCGGTACCGCTATAATGAGCGCCTAGATTTTGAGTATAATTTTCAGTATTCGACCTCGACCGATGTGCCCCGTTACGACCAACTGACAGAGGGCGATGTGAGCTTTAGCAATGGGCAAATTATCTCGCAAAACTTGGAGTATGCCGAATGGAATTATGGTCCACAAAAGCGCTTACTCTCTGCCTTGCGGGCCAATATCAAGGGCGATAGTAGTCGTTGGTTGGGGCAGGGCCAATTGGTGGCCGCTTTTCAGAAAATTGATGAAGAGCGGATTAGCCGAAAGTTTAATGACCCCCTACGCAGAACCCAAGCCGAGCAGGTTTATGTCTTGACCTTAAATGCGGACTTTTTGCGGAAGATTTGCAATAAACAGGAGCTATTATATGGGGCCGAATGGACCCACAACTGGGTCTCATCGACCGCTTTTACGGAGAATATTGAAACGGGAGAGCAATCGAACAGGGGCTTGGGGACCCGCTACCCCGATGGGGGCAGCCAGATGGGGAATTTTGGTCTGTATAGCAGTTATCGCCTGAAGTTTGCCCAAGAAAAGGCCAAATTGATTTTGGGGAGCCGTTACACTTATACCTCCTTATCGGCTAGTTACTTGGATACCTTACTTTATAGTTTGCCTTATCAAGATTTGAGTTTGCAGACCCATGCCCTAACGGCTAGTGCGGGTCTAAGTTGGGATATGGGTCGGCAGTTTCAGCTGCGGGCGGTAGCCTCTACGGCCTTCCGGACGCCCAATATTGATGATATGGCCAAGTTGCGGGCCAAGGGAGATAATGTTACGGTGCCCAATGCCGAGATTGGTCCAGAAAAATCCCTTAATATGGAGTTGGGCCTATCGAAGCAGTTTGCCAAGAAGCTCAAAATTAGCAGTACGGTCTACTACAACTATCTTTTTGATGCTATTGTACAGCAAGAATACAGCATTAATGGGCAGGATAGCATGTATTATGATGGGCGTTTTCGGAACATTCAGGCCCTGGTCAATATTGGTCGAGGGGCAGTTTGGGGCCTACACGCCAGTTTGGCCTATGAGCTCAATAATTTTGCCTTTTTCAAATGGAGTTTGGTCTATACGAAGGGGATCGACTACTCAGAGGCGGAGCCCCAGCCCCTGCCGCATATTCCGCCCTTATATGGCCAATGGAGCTTTCATTATCATAAAAAGGCCTTTAGTCTACAGAGCAATATTCGTTTTAATGGCCCCAAGCGCCTAGAAGATTATGCGGATGAGAGTTCGGAAAATTTGGACCAAGCCTTACCTAGCGGAACCCCTGCTTGGTTTGTCATCAACTTTTATACGGCCTATGAGTTGAGCAGCAAATGGAAGTTGCAATTGGGGATAGAAAACCTTTTAGATTGGCATTATCGGCCTTATGCTTCGGGGATTTCGGCCCCAGGGCAAAACATCATCCTCACTTTAAGGGCCAATTTATAA